From Mycoplasmopsis gallinacea, the proteins below share one genomic window:
- the rnc gene encoding ribonuclease III: MNKVITKANSLEHFLFLNEIETSNIKLYQEAITHLSYLVNHRSAHSYEKLEFLGDAILQLVSSDYIFRKYNKLEPGYQTRLRANVVRTETLASITESLGLVELIRTGSGQMETDVKFSQKVRADVFEAIVAAVYLDKGFRFAAKFIGKYLFDIIDDIHDGHNKDSKTELQEYFQSVSKENIHYQVEQLSDGKFKAKAIHDKIIYGSGIGNTKKEAETQAATDALTKLKSDN, encoded by the coding sequence ATGAATAAAGTAATCACTAAAGCAAATTCACTTGAGCATTTTTTGTTTCTAAACGAAATTGAAACTTCAAATATTAAACTATATCAAGAAGCCATCACTCACTTATCATATTTGGTAAATCATCGATCAGCTCACAGTTATGAAAAGCTAGAATTTTTAGGAGATGCAATTTTGCAGCTGGTTTCTTCAGATTACATTTTCCGTAAATATAATAAGTTGGAGCCTGGATATCAAACTCGACTTAGAGCTAATGTGGTGCGAACCGAAACTCTTGCAAGCATTACTGAATCACTTGGTTTAGTGGAGCTTATCCGTACTGGAAGTGGACAAATGGAAACTGATGTGAAGTTTTCTCAAAAAGTAAGGGCTGATGTTTTTGAAGCAATAGTTGCTGCAGTTTATTTAGACAAAGGATTTCGTTTTGCTGCTAAATTCATTGGTAAATATCTTTTTGACATTATTGATGATATTCATGATGGGCATAACAAAGATTCAAAAACTGAACTTCAAGAATACTTCCAAAGCGTAAGCAAGGAAAATATCCATTATCAAGTTGAACAACTCAGTGATGGAAAATTCAAGGCAAAAGCTATCCATGATAAAATAATTTATGGTAGCGGAATAGGGAATACAAAAAAAGAAGCTGAAACACAAGCAGCTACTGACGCTTTAACTAAGTTAAAAAGCGACAATTAA
- the plsX gene encoding phosphate acyltransferase PlsX, translating into MIKYRIAFDINGNDNGPMAAFFASLKFAKNNPEIEIILVGNTDEIKYDQEIPSNIKLILNKNKPSDIKNIRAIIKEDFSMNQAIDLVLNKEADAIISSGDSGAYISLLTLKAKRINGISRPAFMAEINTVKREKTLFLDIGANIVVKPEYLYEWAKLTNAFYKQMHGKNDPKLTILNIGTEEYKGPELLQESAKLIKEDSSINFIGFSEPRNLLKGDYDIAICDGYAGNLILKSYEGAIFTFRDLLKESIMKKLKYKLAALLLKGAFKDTMEVLDYRNAASGWVLGVNVLAIKNHGSSDQKSYETTLEKLKASFENDLLNKLKEVANE; encoded by the coding sequence ATGATTAAGTATAGAATTGCTTTCGATATTAATGGAAATGATAACGGTCCAATGGCCGCTTTTTTTGCTTCACTCAAATTTGCTAAAAATAATCCTGAAATTGAAATTATTTTAGTCGGAAACACTGATGAAATTAAGTACGATCAAGAAATTCCAAGCAATATCAAACTCATTTTAAACAAAAATAAACCAAGTGATATTAAAAATATCCGCGCTATTATCAAAGAAGATTTTTCAATGAATCAAGCTATTGATTTAGTTTTAAATAAAGAAGCTGATGCAATTATTTCTAGTGGTGATAGTGGGGCTTACATTTCTCTTTTAACTCTTAAAGCTAAGCGTATTAACGGAATTAGCCGCCCTGCATTTATGGCTGAAATTAATACAGTAAAAAGAGAAAAAACACTCTTTTTAGATATTGGGGCTAATATTGTAGTTAAACCTGAATATTTATACGAATGAGCCAAGCTAACTAATGCTTTTTATAAGCAAATGCACGGTAAAAATGATCCAAAACTTACTATTTTAAATATTGGAACAGAAGAATATAAAGGGCCAGAGCTCCTTCAAGAATCTGCTAAGTTAATCAAGGAAGATTCAAGCATTAATTTTATCGGTTTTAGCGAACCAAGAAACTTGCTTAAAGGCGATTACGACATTGCTATTTGTGATGGATATGCTGGAAATTTAATTCTAAAAAGTTATGAAGGTGCAATTTTCACATTTAGAGATCTTTTAAAAGAATCAATTATGAAAAAGCTTAAATACAAGCTTGCTGCACTTCTTTTAAAAGGTGCTTTCAAAGATACAATGGAAGTTTTAGATTATCGAAATGCAGCTTCTGGTTGAGTTTTAGGTGTTAATGTGCTAGCTATTAAAAATCACGGGTCTAGCGATCAAAAAAGCTACGAAACAACACTTGAAAAACTTAAAGCATCCTTTGAAAATGATCTTTTAAACAAATTAAAAGAGGTTGCTAATGAATAA
- a CDS encoding DAK2 domain-containing protein, protein MSKFLDGEKLSKAIISGAHALANNKNRIDSLNVFPVPDGDTGTNMSSTFLATVKNLKKLNNPDVSKVAASVAHDTIYEARGNSGVILSQIWKGFALGVDKRKKLSTNDLIIAFESATQRAYKSVFKPIEGTILTVIREISENLRKNHFDQKDLEIEDLFDEIVAYARKSCDETPNKLKTLREVGVTDSGGEGLYQILWGMNEFLHGNPVSLKEEQEEITVFISDSEVYDGEFGYCTEFLIDMPNWKDFDKNKFNAELEKIANSLVIVNDDNLLKVHGHTLKPGDMLNFGQKYGEFIKIKSENMTLQANDSKATTMELADKNSPRALCGVVSCNLGNGIIRTMKELNCDYIVESGQTQNPSAQDLINAIEQVNAETVFVLPNNSNVILLAQQAAQVVTDKNVIIVPTKTQIQGITAMMNFNSEISSEDNLEQMQEAIAGVSTGEITQAVRNTKINNIKIKEEDFLCILDNKIVASEKDLFTAGRKLVDRMIKPKNEIVSIYYGDESSLTEAEELLNYINSKYDIEVEIIEGNQPNYHFYIGVE, encoded by the coding sequence ATGTCTAAATTTTTAGATGGAGAAAAATTATCCAAAGCTATAATTTCTGGTGCTCATGCATTAGCAAATAACAAAAATAGAATCGATTCATTAAATGTTTTTCCAGTTCCTGATGGTGATACTGGAACTAATATGTCTTCAACATTTTTAGCTACTGTTAAAAACCTTAAAAAACTAAACAATCCAGATGTATCTAAAGTAGCTGCGTCAGTTGCTCATGATACCATTTATGAAGCTAGAGGAAACTCAGGGGTTATTTTAAGCCAAATTTGAAAAGGTTTTGCTCTTGGTGTTGATAAGAGAAAGAAACTTTCTACTAATGATTTAATTATTGCTTTTGAATCAGCTACTCAGAGAGCTTACAAATCAGTGTTTAAACCAATCGAAGGAACTATCTTAACTGTTATTCGTGAAATTTCAGAAAACTTACGTAAAAATCACTTTGATCAAAAAGACCTTGAAATAGAAGATCTTTTTGATGAAATTGTTGCTTACGCTCGTAAAAGTTGTGATGAAACTCCAAATAAATTAAAAACTCTTCGTGAAGTTGGAGTTACTGATAGTGGTGGTGAAGGTTTATACCAAATCTTATGAGGAATGAATGAATTTCTTCACGGAAATCCAGTTAGCTTAAAAGAAGAACAAGAGGAAATCACAGTCTTTATTAGCGATAGCGAGGTTTATGATGGTGAATTTGGATACTGCACTGAGTTTTTAATTGATATGCCAAATTGAAAAGACTTTGACAAAAACAAATTTAACGCTGAACTTGAAAAAATTGCTAACTCATTAGTTATTGTTAATGATGATAACCTTTTAAAAGTGCATGGACACACTTTAAAACCTGGTGATATGCTTAACTTTGGTCAAAAATACGGTGAATTTATCAAAATTAAATCTGAGAATATGACACTGCAAGCTAATGATTCTAAAGCTACAACTATGGAGCTTGCAGATAAAAATTCTCCTAGAGCTCTTTGTGGTGTAGTTTCATGTAATTTAGGAAATGGAATTATTCGAACAATGAAAGAACTTAATTGTGATTACATTGTTGAAAGCGGACAAACTCAAAACCCTTCAGCTCAAGATTTAATTAACGCAATTGAACAAGTTAATGCTGAAACTGTGTTTGTGCTTCCTAATAATTCAAACGTGATTTTATTGGCTCAACAAGCTGCCCAAGTTGTTACTGATAAAAACGTAATTATTGTCCCAACTAAAACTCAAATTCAAGGAATTACAGCAATGATGAATTTCAATAGCGAAATTTCTTCAGAAGATAACTTAGAACAAATGCAAGAAGCAATTGCGGGCGTATCAACTGGTGAAATTACACAAGCTGTGCGTAATACCAAAATTAATAATATTAAAATTAAAGAAGAAGACTTTTTATGTATCTTAGATAACAAAATTGTTGCTTCTGAAAAAGATCTCTTTACAGCTGGTAGAAAATTAGTGGATCGCATGATTAAACCAAAAAATGAAATCGTGTCAATTTATTATGGAGATGAATCTAGCTTAACTGAAGCAGAAGAATTACTTAATTATATTAATAGTAAATATGATATTGAAGTCGAAATTATCGAGGGAAATCAACCAAATTATCACTTTTACATTGGAGTAGAATAA
- the recO gene encoding DNA repair protein RecO yields MSHSEMIGIVLDIYPYEENAHIVSFYTNSGILNLYALGLSKPKSKNRANLQIGLPVRIEYYKPRFEGKIGKLKKAHIVENFQFYDETVSQFKLKITKVLKQCEFRSLFVSKYLKILPKINPYNINYIYTHFLTQFITMFGIAPNFSSCRICNSYKAIVYFDLEEGGFICNIHEEQKWMDVNLLNLIWSSYNDVYTYINNVDELFNNDFQKKLKKVLVKNGVGV; encoded by the coding sequence ATGTCTCATAGCGAAATGATAGGGATTGTACTTGATATTTACCCTTATGAAGAAAATGCTCATATAGTTTCATTTTATACCAATAGTGGAATTTTGAATTTATATGCACTTGGACTATCTAAACCAAAGAGTAAAAATAGAGCAAATTTACAAATTGGACTTCCTGTAAGAATTGAATATTATAAGCCGCGTTTTGAAGGAAAAATCGGGAAGCTCAAAAAAGCTCATATTGTTGAGAATTTTCAATTTTATGATGAGACAGTTAGCCAATTTAAATTAAAAATTACTAAGGTTTTAAAACAATGTGAATTTCGCAGTTTATTTGTGAGCAAATACCTTAAAATTCTTCCTAAAATTAACCCCTATAATATAAATTATATATATACGCATTTTTTAACCCAGTTTATAACTATGTTTGGGATAGCTCCCAACTTCAGTAGTTGTAGAATTTGCAACAGTTATAAAGCAATCGTTTATTTTGATTTAGAAGAAGGTGGTTTTATTTGCAATATTCATGAAGAACAAAAATGAATGGATGTCAATTTACTTAATTTAATTTGATCTTCTTATAATGATGTCTATACATATATAAATAATGTTGATGAACTCTTTAATAATGATTTTCAAAAAAAGTTAAAAAAAGTTTTGGTCAAAAATGGTGTTGGTGTATAA
- a CDS encoding MurR/RpiR family transcriptional regulator encodes MGKTETFEISADQYLAKLIKIKKEKSNINGYIAEQLLHKLKMKQRIERGVEFCEEIGVSPSALSIFVKVFEVNNAKEIFFLHNSSINAKYEIENNEDQKIVQAAELINKAHRNFFIGVSGALGNNMDFQIKLLRMNKTAIIVWNKYEQIGISRLLNKDDVIIVNSVSLQHSWMIDLIKYTEAKIILLSSWMPDEIKDKVTIFFQILSKEQNDGMRLYAMEGRMFVSEIYYRIFKVMQQDPKNFKNLQITSFN; translated from the coding sequence ATGGGAAAAACAGAAACTTTTGAAATATCTGCTGATCAATATTTAGCTAAATTGATTAAAATCAAGAAAGAAAAAAGCAATATTAACGGTTATATTGCAGAACAACTTCTTCATAAGTTAAAAATGAAACAACGCATCGAAAGAGGTGTCGAATTTTGTGAAGAAATCGGGGTTAGTCCTTCAGCGCTTAGTATTTTTGTCAAGGTGTTTGAAGTTAATAATGCCAAAGAAATTTTCTTTTTACATAATAGCTCAATTAATGCTAAATATGAAATTGAGAATAATGAAGATCAAAAAATAGTTCAAGCAGCTGAATTAATCAATAAAGCGCACCGGAACTTCTTTATTGGGGTATCTGGAGCTTTAGGTAATAATATGGATTTTCAAATTAAGCTTCTTAGAATGAATAAAACGGCTATTATTGTTTGAAATAAATATGAGCAAATTGGAATTTCAAGACTTCTTAACAAAGATGATGTTATCATTGTAAATTCAGTATCACTTCAGCACTCTTGAATGATTGATTTAATCAAATATACTGAAGCTAAAATTATTCTTCTTTCTTCATGAATGCCAGATGAAATCAAAGACAAAGTCACTATCTTTTTCCAAATTTTATCCAAAGAACAAAATGACGGAATGCGTCTTTATGCAATGGAAGGAAGAATGTTTGTCTCTGAAATTTATTACCGTATTTTTAAAGTTATGCAACAAGATCCTAAGAACTTTAAAAACCTTCAAATTACATCGTTTAATTAA
- the ptsP gene encoding phosphoenolpyruvate--protein phosphotransferase, producing MVIKGIGASKGVAIAEVFKIEELPMDITKTSSDPDKELKLYEEAREKVLVKLEKTRELASNPEHAAIFDAHISFVLDPAAIDGVNAEIKNGSSAEYAVKTFYDQFAAIFESMDDEYMRERAADIKDVAKKLLFALNGIEEPDLLAIDKEVIIVAEDLSPSQTVQLNRNFVKGFVTNIGGPTSHTAIMARSLGIPSVVGTNSIMEHSKMGDVIALDGSKGEVVVNPSEEELVRYKKAQEEYANYLEKLKLLKGKASVTKDGKHVELAVNIGSPKEIEAVLENDGEAVGLFRSEFLYMDNENWPTEEEQFQAYKSAVEGMNGKRVVIRTLDIGGDKTLKYFKFPDELNPFLGYRAIRFCLSNLDIFETQLNALIRASEFGKVAIMFPMITNVQEFIDAKEVFNRCYDKMLAKYPNIAKKEDIEVGLMMETPAAAVLSDKFCKYADFVSIGTNDLIQYSMAADRMNENISYLYQPLNPSILKLIKYVIDGAHKHGKWAGMCGEMAGDQKALPILLGLGLDEFSMSARSVLPARELINNLSYEECKKIAEKALELDTDKEVQELLAKSF from the coding sequence ATGGTTATCAAAGGTATCGGAGCATCTAAAGGTGTTGCAATTGCAGAGGTATTCAAAATTGAAGAATTACCTATGGACATTACAAAAACATCTTCAGATCCAGACAAAGAATTAAAATTATACGAAGAAGCGCGTGAAAAAGTTTTAGTTAAATTAGAAAAAACAAGAGAACTTGCTTCAAACCCTGAGCATGCAGCAATTTTTGATGCTCACATTAGTTTCGTGCTTGATCCAGCTGCTATTGATGGTGTAAATGCTGAAATTAAAAATGGTTCATCTGCAGAATATGCAGTTAAAACATTCTATGACCAATTTGCAGCTATTTTTGAATCTATGGATGATGAATATATGCGTGAAAGAGCAGCCGATATTAAAGACGTGGCTAAAAAATTATTATTTGCTCTTAACGGAATTGAAGAACCAGATCTTTTAGCAATTGATAAAGAAGTTATTATTGTTGCTGAAGATCTTTCTCCAAGTCAAACAGTTCAATTGAACCGTAATTTTGTTAAAGGTTTTGTTACAAACATTGGTGGGCCTACATCACATACAGCTATTATGGCTCGTTCACTTGGAATCCCTAGTGTTGTTGGAACAAACTCAATTATGGAACACTCAAAAATGGGCGATGTAATTGCACTTGATGGAAGTAAAGGTGAAGTTGTAGTTAACCCTTCAGAAGAAGAACTTGTAAGATACAAAAAAGCTCAAGAAGAATATGCAAATTACTTAGAAAAACTTAAATTATTAAAAGGTAAAGCATCAGTTACAAAAGATGGTAAACATGTTGAACTTGCAGTAAACATTGGTTCACCAAAAGAAATTGAAGCTGTTTTAGAAAATGACGGTGAAGCTGTAGGACTTTTCAGATCAGAGTTCTTATATATGGATAATGAAAATTGACCAACAGAAGAAGAACAATTCCAAGCATATAAATCAGCAGTTGAAGGAATGAACGGAAAAAGAGTTGTTATCCGTACTTTAGATATTGGTGGAGACAAAACTTTAAAATACTTTAAGTTCCCTGATGAATTAAACCCATTCTTAGGATATAGAGCTATTAGATTCTGTCTTTCAAATTTAGACATTTTCGAAACACAATTAAATGCTTTAATTCGTGCTAGTGAATTCGGAAAAGTAGCAATTATGTTCCCAATGATCACAAATGTTCAAGAATTTATCGATGCAAAAGAAGTGTTTAACAGATGTTATGACAAAATGCTTGCTAAATATCCAAACATTGCTAAAAAAGAAGATATTGAAGTTGGACTTATGATGGAAACGCCAGCAGCTGCTGTGCTTTCAGACAAATTCTGTAAATATGCAGATTTTGTGTCAATTGGTACAAACGACTTAATTCAATACTCAATGGCTGCAGATAGAATGAATGAAAACATTTCATATCTTTATCAACCATTAAACCCATCTATTCTTAAATTAATTAAATATGTTATTGATGGAGCACACAAACATGGTAAATGAGCTGGTATGTGTGGAGAAATGGCTGGTGATCAAAAAGCATTGCCTATCTTATTAGGACTTGGTCTTGATGAATTCTCAATGAGCGCAAGAAGCGTGCTTCCAGCTAGAGAACTTATTAACAATCTTTCATATGAAGAATGCAAAAAAATCGCTGAAAAAGCTTTAGAACTCGATACAGATAAAGAAGTTCAAGAATTATTAGCCAAAAGCTTTTAA
- the nagB gene encoding glucosamine-6-phosphate deaminase has translation MKNEIKVQIFPTYNQLSEKAAQMFIDQINSKADSRICFATGLSPIETYKNLIKAYQDKKVSFKDVVSFNLDEYVGIEETNKCSYHYFMNENLFNHIDIQKQNINFPNGNGNIAENADEFNKRIDALGGIDFMILGIGTNGHIAFNEPGSQKDQLTREVQLTQSTIESNKIYFDNPNDIPKTAISLGIGNILSAKKIILVASGSSKSQAIYDAVKGPVSSDCPASFLQLHNDVTFLIDKEAAKLL, from the coding sequence ATGAAAAACGAAATTAAGGTACAAATTTTCCCTACTTATAACCAGCTTTCAGAAAAAGCTGCACAAATGTTTATTGACCAAATTAATAGCAAAGCAGATAGTAGAATTTGCTTTGCTACAGGATTAAGCCCAATTGAAACTTATAAAAACTTAATTAAAGCTTACCAAGATAAAAAAGTAAGCTTTAAAGATGTTGTAAGCTTTAATTTAGACGAATATGTTGGTATTGAAGAAACAAACAAATGTTCATACCACTACTTTATGAATGAAAACTTATTCAATCACATTGATATTCAAAAACAAAACATCAACTTCCCTAACGGAAATGGAAATATTGCAGAAAATGCAGATGAATTTAACAAAAGAATTGATGCTCTTGGTGGAATTGATTTTATGATTTTAGGAATTGGTACAAATGGGCACATCGCCTTTAATGAACCTGGGTCACAAAAAGATCAATTAACAAGAGAAGTACAACTTACACAAAGCACAATTGAATCAAATAAAATTTACTTTGATAACCCTAATGATATTCCAAAAACCGCTATTTCTTTAGGGATTGGTAATATTTTAAGTGCTAAAAAAATTATTTTAGTAGCTTCAGGATCATCAAAATCTCAAGCTATTTATGATGCTGTTAAAGGTCCTGTTTCTTCAGATTGTCCAGCTAGTTTCTTACAATTACACAATGATGTAACATTCTTAATCGACAAAGAAGCAGCTAAATTGTTATAA
- the nagA gene encoding N-acetylglucosamine-6-phosphate deacetylase, with amino-acid sequence MKIIENVTVVNADSTIECADIYIENDKISKIIAKEGQKSDKLAIPGFIDTHIHGFVGYDVMEGTKATEIISENLAKYGVTSFMPTAMTNSWEKILASLNEISLNQKWVSKNLGLHIEGPYIGENKKGAHKSEWLLKASDANLNQMYQASNKMLRKISFDPKMVDLNVLKKMFDLNIIPSIGHSDASFDISQEYFANGCASVCHLWNAMSGVDSRKPGMAQAALMNPNVYTELIVDLNHVSAQTVKFTIQNKGVDKVYCVSDAIKPAYGPNGDSISGGVAVVKQDLLITIKENGTIAGSGITLYDSFKNIIKLGYSLENAVALTSTNVATMMNLDLGAIKENKIADLVILDKKNLDILGVYVNGNKI; translated from the coding sequence ATGAAAATTATTGAAAATGTTACAGTTGTAAACGCTGATAGCACAATTGAATGTGCAGACATTTATATCGAAAATGACAAAATATCTAAAATCATTGCTAAAGAAGGACAAAAATCAGATAAGCTCGCTATCCCAGGATTTATTGATACACACATTCATGGTTTTGTAGGTTATGATGTAATGGAAGGCACTAAAGCTACAGAAATTATTTCTGAGAATTTAGCCAAATACGGAGTTACTTCTTTCATGCCTACTGCAATGACTAATTCATGAGAAAAAATTCTTGCTTCTTTAAATGAAATTAGCTTGAACCAAAAATGAGTAAGCAAAAACTTAGGACTTCACATTGAAGGTCCATATATTGGTGAAAATAAAAAAGGTGCTCATAAATCTGAATGATTATTAAAAGCTAGTGATGCAAATTTAAATCAAATGTATCAAGCTTCTAATAAAATGTTAAGAAAAATTTCATTTGACCCTAAAATGGTCGATCTTAATGTGCTTAAAAAAATGTTTGATCTTAACATCATTCCTTCAATTGGGCATTCAGATGCTTCATTTGATATTTCCCAAGAATACTTTGCAAATGGTTGTGCTTCGGTGTGTCATTTATGAAATGCAATGAGTGGGGTTGATTCAAGAAAACCAGGAATGGCGCAAGCTGCTTTAATGAATCCTAATGTATATACTGAATTAATTGTTGATTTAAATCACGTAAGTGCTCAGACAGTAAAATTCACTATCCAAAACAAAGGCGTTGATAAAGTGTATTGCGTTTCTGATGCAATTAAACCAGCATATGGTCCAAATGGTGATAGCATCTCAGGTGGAGTTGCTGTGGTTAAGCAAGATTTACTAATTACAATTAAAGAAAACGGAACTATCGCAGGAAGTGGAATTACCCTTTATGATAGCTTTAAAAACATCATTAAGCTTGGATATTCGCTTGAAAATGCAGTTGCTCTTACATCAACAAATGTTGCTACAATGATGAATTTAGATCTTGGTGCTATTAAAGAAAATAAAATAGCTGACCTTGTTATTTTAGATAAAAAGAATTTAGATATTTTAGGTGTTTATGTAAACGGAAACAAAATCTAA
- a CDS encoding ribonuclease III domain-containing protein, whose translation MRNLNDYIEVVESQIGYEFQNKELLYQAFTRRSFSIEEGGENNEVLEFIGDTVLNLYVTKILMDKYGFQNDWDEFATRKYKTEGSLTNLKKRLVNKRTLANRIEEMDLEDLLYMGKGDIKQKRHEEASVKEDLFEAILGAIAIDSNWDPKSLEESVEMMLNIENLLDKNFKEEDYVTFIQEWNQKEHGEIPVYEFIDCYSKKRDPFDFGFTTIYIRNYENKKYLVKLSLSTPRGQKLYQVFSDSKSEGRRLVAKEAYDDLWKHDELWTINDECPEDLTLRNSISTLHNLAQKGYISMPEYDIPEEELYDEDGDPFWEVTCEVKSEDISWTASWDSKKQAKRYAAYLCLCEIFGLEDEYENK comes from the coding sequence ATGAGAAATTTAAATGATTATATTGAAGTTGTCGAAAGCCAAATTGGTTACGAATTTCAAAATAAAGAATTACTATATCAAGCATTCACAAGAAGAAGTTTTTCTATTGAAGAGGGCGGAGAAAATAACGAAGTTTTAGAATTTATCGGTGATACAGTCCTAAATTTATATGTCACTAAAATTTTGATGGATAAATACGGATTTCAAAATGATTGAGATGAATTTGCTACTCGCAAATACAAAACAGAAGGTAGTTTAACCAATTTAAAGAAAAGACTTGTCAATAAACGCACACTTGCAAACAGAATTGAAGAAATGGATCTAGAAGATCTTCTTTATATGGGCAAAGGCGACATTAAGCAAAAACGCCACGAAGAAGCATCTGTTAAAGAAGATTTATTTGAAGCTATTTTAGGAGCAATTGCCATTGATTCAAATTGAGATCCAAAATCTTTAGAAGAATCTGTAGAAATGATGTTAAACATCGAAAATCTTCTAGATAAAAATTTCAAAGAAGAAGATTATGTAACATTTATTCAAGAGTGAAACCAAAAAGAACATGGCGAAATTCCAGTTTATGAATTTATTGATTGTTACTCAAAGAAAAGAGATCCGTTTGATTTCGGTTTTACTACAATTTATATACGAAATTATGAAAATAAAAAATATCTTGTGAAATTGAGTCTTAGTACACCAAGAGGCCAAAAATTATATCAAGTATTTTCAGATAGCAAATCAGAAGGAAGAAGATTAGTTGCTAAAGAAGCATATGATGATTTATGAAAACATGATGAATTATGGACAATTAATGATGAATGTCCAGAAGATTTAACTCTACGAAATTCAATTTCTACACTTCACAATTTAGCTCAAAAAGGTTATATTTCAATGCCAGAATATGACATACCAGAAGAAGAGTTATACGATGAAGACGGAGATCCTTTTTGAGAAGTGACTTGTGAAGTAAAAAGCGAAGATATATCTTGAACTGCAAGTTGAGATTCTAAAAAACAAGCAAAGAGATATGCTGCATATTTATGTCTTTGTGAAATTTTTGGTTTAGAAGATGAGTATGAAAATAAATAA